Genomic window (Marasmius oreades isolate 03SP1 chromosome 3, whole genome shotgun sequence):
AAGATTAAGATAAGGTCAAGCTCTCAAATCGATAACGATAAACTTCGTACTATTTCTTTTTCAAGATGGTAAGAAAGCACCCGCTCCATCAACAGCTTGGATATTTGACGTGTCACTGTAATCTAAATCTATCCATTTAGATTACTATATTACATTGTCGTCGAGATGTTAGtcaatgtatgtatgtaaGTTGTACACGGAGCATCATTAATCATTGTCGCATTGATGGTCCCTACGACGGTCCGCGCTGCTTTACGCAAGTTGTCGTGGCGAGCTCGAGCTAGCCAACTAAGTATGTACGACTCGGACTTTAGCCTTTTCCGAAGAGCCAGAAAGACCTTGAGGGAACGATCTTCCGCCGGCGCATAATTTTGAGGCGACCAGCGGGGGTTGCTGCGAAACATCTTTCTAACGTATTTTTCACCAGCACCTCCGAGCGTGGCGCTGAATcagctttttcttcttggaaggGTTTGGAAGAATTCGAAGGTTTGGTTTGGAGAGACTTGATCGGAGCCCGACTGAGATATTTAACGAAAATAAAATTTCGATCGGTTTCTCCCCCCCCCCAACCCCACTTTATTCGCCCCACTCATGCTACCCATAAGAAGTTCTTCGGTTTCTTTGGATGGAATCCCTACCAGCCCAGTGGAAGTCGAGGTTCAGGTCGAAGTTGAAGTTCATAGGGATGGTGATGACATACGCGctgagggagaaggagaaccTGAAATAGAAACTCCTTCTCACGCTGCGCATCGTCCATCATCTGGACTCGGGTGTCGTCGGGTCGTGGCTCGCAGTTTCCGCCAGTTCCTCAGTAACCCCATGTCTGTACCACGAGGAGAATACGACCCTAGGAGGGTCTGTCTACACCCTTTCCCCAATCTCGACTTGGGAAAACATCGTAGAACGCTTGGTGTTTATGTCGCAGGTGGATTGGTACGTTTTCGAAGTGGCCTTCTTTAGTCTATTACATCTACCGTTCTTTTCTcaatccttttcctttttttctcttccttctagTTCGCACTAGCCTTTTGGGTGTTCTTGGACGCTGCTATTCTCTCTGCGCATGCCAAAGTACCTTGGGGTGATGATCCTCCAGTACACGTCACCTTCATCGACTGGATTCCAGGGATTTGCTCCGTGCTTGGATATATCGTGGTCAATATGATTGATAAGGATAGGGTGAAGGGAGAAGAAGGATTTGGTGATCCGAGATCTGTTTGGAGAGCGAGATTGTTTTTGTTCATTGGGTTTGCGTTGATGGCTGGTGGGCTGGCTGGTAGTGTGGTGAGTTTTTACTTCCTACTTCCCGAACTGCTGTTTGTGTTCTGAATCGATTTTGTTTTTTACAGACGATCCTCGTCTTGAAATACATGTTGAGCGACTATGCCGAGATGTTCAAGTACTACGGTTATGCCAACGTATCCCAGAACATTCTGCTCATGCTTTCTGCTATCGTGCTTTGGATGGCTCAGAGCGTGAGTAGCGAGTACGAGTACAACCTTACCCTGTAACAATCCTGGGGAAATCGGTTTCTGTAGTATGTTATGTTTTTGTATCAtcgcttctttttttttttttttgcctgtTGTTTTGTTTGTTTTGACAATACAGCTTCTTGATTTTTTGCGAATATCTATCCTGGAGACTGTCTGAAGACATAACTGTGGAACGTATCCCTAGGGATGCTGTCGGCGGGTTGAGAAGATCAAGATCAGCAGAGTGGTTGAAATGGGCGCCCTCTAACTGACGAGGTAAGTCACTACTATTACGGGCCTACTACTACTTCTAACTTCTGGCAGGGTGCCTCATATGAAGCACCGATATGTTTCTAGAGGCTTCACAAAGTACTCTCCGGGAAACAGGCCTGTTTACGTGCAACGATCCGCGGGCTTTTCCCCACTTCCCTGCTCCCGTTCTGATGACCGCGGGCTCCTAATCTTCGCCTTGAGGACGACAGTGGTAGCAGCCGCCTTCATGATTTGATTTTAATGAAAGTACCCTTCGGGTTTTGTGCTGGCGTCGAAACATCATCTCGCCGACGGCGATAGATCACCCACCCTCCTTCCTTTGCTATTTCAAGCAACTTCAAA
Coding sequences:
- a CDS encoding uncharacterized protein (BUSCO:EOG092654VM) → MLPIRSSSVSLDGIPTSPVEVEVQVEVEVHRDGDDIRAEGEGEPEIETPSHAAHRPSSGLGCRRVVARSFRQFLSNPMSVPRGEYDPRRVCLHPFPNLDLGKHRRTLGVYVAGGLFALAFWVFLDAAILSAHAKVPWGDDPPVHVTFIDWIPGICSVLGYIVVNMIDKDRVKGEEGFGDPRSVWRARLFLFIGFALMAGGLAGSVTILVLKYMLSDYAEMFKYYGYANVSQNILLMLSAIVLWMAQSVSSEYEYNLTL